From the Flavimarina sp. Hel_I_48 genome, one window contains:
- a CDS encoding DUF5687 family protein, whose product MFKHFITLQWKGFFRSASLKANIVIKIFMALGALYFIAMFTFAGIGLFYGLEKNGYEPLQTVNRFMIYYLAGDLIFRYFFQKMPIINIKPLLLLPFDKKKIVNYALGKTAVSYFNLVHAFFFIPFTVVLLLNGYDPQGITCWLLGIIFLFYINNFINIFLNDAQGLVALVALGLAALGGAQYYGYFDITEYALPFFQNLYSTYWLFLIPLIVLGLMIYLAHRYFSARLYMDAGLATKASTASTENLDWLNRFGRISIFLKNDIKLIKRNKRSKTTVIMSVAFLFYGLLFFTGGIESYNNPFMKIFAGIFVSGGFLFSFGQFVPSWDSSYYPLMMTQNISYKEYLTSKWYLIVMATAVSTILGAGYLYYGWQAYAAIVVGGIFNMGVNAHVVMLGGAFNKSPIDLTSGKKAFGDSSAFNLKSILISIPKFLLPIILYAAGHFTLGPTFGYALIALAGLAGFAFRDWMFKKIESVYKAEKYKTIAAYKQTT is encoded by the coding sequence ATGTTCAAACATTTTATCACCCTGCAATGGAAAGGGTTTTTTCGTTCGGCATCATTGAAAGCCAATATTGTCATTAAAATATTTATGGCACTTGGTGCACTTTATTTTATCGCCATGTTCACTTTTGCGGGGATAGGTCTTTTTTATGGTTTGGAAAAAAATGGTTACGAACCCTTACAGACGGTTAACCGCTTTATGATCTATTATCTGGCGGGCGATCTTATTTTCAGGTATTTCTTTCAAAAAATGCCAATAATCAACATAAAACCGCTGCTTTTACTCCCTTTTGACAAGAAAAAGATAGTAAACTACGCACTTGGCAAAACTGCCGTTTCCTATTTCAATCTCGTACACGCATTTTTCTTTATTCCATTTACGGTTGTTTTGCTCCTTAACGGCTATGACCCACAGGGCATAACCTGCTGGTTATTAGGGATAATCTTCCTGTTCTACATAAATAATTTTATCAATATTTTCCTTAATGATGCCCAGGGACTTGTAGCGTTGGTTGCCCTTGGACTTGCCGCGCTGGGCGGTGCACAGTATTATGGTTATTTTGACATTACTGAGTATGCACTTCCTTTCTTTCAAAACTTGTACAGTACCTACTGGTTATTTTTGATTCCGCTGATCGTACTTGGCCTAATGATATATCTGGCACACCGCTACTTTAGCGCACGCTTATACATGGATGCCGGCCTGGCGACAAAAGCGAGCACAGCTTCTACTGAAAATCTGGACTGGCTCAACCGTTTTGGGCGTATTTCCATATTCCTTAAAAACGACATCAAACTTATAAAAAGGAATAAGCGCAGCAAGACCACGGTAATCATGAGCGTTGCCTTCTTGTTTTATGGCCTTCTTTTTTTTACGGGAGGGATAGAAAGTTATAATAATCCTTTTATGAAAATTTTTGCCGGGATTTTTGTCTCTGGAGGTTTTCTGTTCAGTTTTGGTCAATTTGTACCCAGTTGGGACAGTTCCTATTATCCCTTAATGATGACCCAGAACATCAGTTATAAGGAATATCTTACCTCAAAATGGTATCTCATCGTCATGGCTACGGCGGTTAGTACTATTTTAGGAGCAGGATATTTATATTACGGCTGGCAGGCATATGCCGCGATCGTAGTGGGTGGTATCTTTAATATGGGAGTGAATGCGCACGTGGTAATGCTGGGTGGAGCTTTTAACAAATCCCCCATAGATTTAACCAGCGGAAAAAAAGCCTTTGGCGACTCTTCCGCATTCAATCTAAAATCCATTTTGATTTCGATCCCAAAATTTTTACTTCCCATAATTCTCTACGCAGCTGGTCATTTTACCCTGGGACCTACATTTGGCTATGCGCTGATAGCACTTGCCGGCCTGGCCGGTTTTGCCTTTAGGGACTGGATGTTCAAAAAAATTGAGTCGGTCTATAAAGCCGAAAAATATAAAACCATTGCTGCTTACAAGCAAACTACGTAA
- a CDS encoding ferredoxin--NADP reductase, with translation MADFNPLKIQDIKRETPQAVSLTFDVPQELKQDYTFKAGQYITLKTEINGKEVRRSYSLCSTPGSGLLKVTVKEVPGGTFSVEANSSFEVGQTLMVHPPEGRFVFEPETSAKKDYAAFAAGSGITPVMSIMKTILEEEPKSRFVLVYGNKSLEETIYYKELLALQLKYGDRLDVEFVYSRTQEPDTHFGRIERSTVNYVVKNKFKGHDFDRFYLCGPEQMINMVTEVLTENKVAKDNIHFELFSSDDQSDVSASLDGRAKIKIIVDDEEFEFDMPQDEIILDAALSQGIDAPHSCQGGICASCIARVTNGSATMRKNQILTDDEVAEGLVLTCQAHPTSASITIDYDEA, from the coding sequence ATGGCAGATTTTAATCCGCTGAAGATACAGGATATAAAGCGTGAAACGCCCCAGGCGGTAAGCCTTACTTTTGATGTCCCACAAGAATTAAAGCAGGACTATACTTTCAAAGCGGGGCAATATATAACCTTAAAAACCGAAATAAACGGTAAAGAAGTAAGACGTTCCTATTCCCTGTGTTCAACACCGGGAAGTGGACTTTTGAAAGTTACCGTAAAAGAAGTGCCGGGCGGTACATTTTCGGTAGAGGCAAACTCGAGTTTTGAAGTGGGCCAGACGCTTATGGTGCATCCACCAGAAGGTAGGTTTGTATTTGAGCCTGAAACTTCCGCAAAAAAAGATTATGCCGCATTTGCTGCCGGGAGCGGGATCACACCGGTAATGTCTATCATGAAAACCATTCTGGAAGAGGAGCCTAAAAGTAGATTTGTACTCGTTTACGGTAACAAATCGCTGGAGGAAACCATTTATTACAAAGAGCTGTTAGCGCTTCAGCTTAAGTATGGCGACCGTCTGGATGTAGAATTTGTTTATAGTCGTACACAGGAACCAGATACCCATTTTGGCCGTATTGAGCGATCAACGGTCAACTACGTGGTGAAAAACAAATTTAAGGGGCATGATTTTGATCGGTTCTACCTTTGTGGTCCAGAGCAAATGATAAACATGGTTACCGAAGTCCTAACCGAAAACAAAGTTGCTAAAGACAATATTCATTTTGAACTTTTTTCAAGCGATGATCAGAGTGATGTCAGTGCGAGCCTTGATGGCCGGGCCAAGATCAAGATAATCGTTGATGACGAGGAATTTGAATTTGATATGCCACAGGATGAGATTATACTGGATGCGGCACTGAGTCAGGGAATAGATGCCCCGCACTCCTGCCAGGGTGGGATCTGCGCCAGTTGTATCGCTAGGGTTACTAACGGTAGCGCAACCATGCGCAAAAACCAGATATTAACTGATGATGAGGTTGCCGAAGGTCTGGTACTTACCTGCCAGGCACATCCCACGAGCGCAAGTATCACGATAGATTATGATGAAGCTTAA
- a CDS encoding HU family DNA-binding protein yields the protein MTKADIVGKISEKLGIEKNDVQATIETFMSEVKNSLESGDNVYLRGFGSFIIKTRAEKTGRNISKNTTIKIPAHNIPAFKPAKVFVEGVKSNVAVENK from the coding sequence ATGACTAAAGCAGATATAGTTGGGAAAATCTCTGAAAAGCTAGGAATAGAGAAAAATGATGTTCAGGCAACTATCGAAACATTTATGAGTGAAGTAAAAAACTCATTGGAAAGTGGAGATAATGTCTATCTTAGAGGTTTTGGCAGCTTTATAATCAAAACACGCGCTGAGAAAACAGGTCGTAACATCTCTAAAAACACAACCATTAAAATACCAGCACATAACATTCCCGCTTTCAAACCTGCCAAGGTTTTTGTAGAAGGTGTGAAATCCAATGTGGCTGTAGAAAACAAATAA
- the mutY gene encoding A/G-specific adenine glycosylase, which translates to MNDLTNKLISWYLINKRELPWRNTIDPYSIWLSEIILQQTRVDQGMPYYFSFVEKYPTVHDLAKAPEDDVLKLWQGLGYYSRARNLHATAKMVSNERNGKFPDTYKGLKTLKGVGDYTASAIASICFGEDAAVVDGNVYRVLSRVFGIDTPINTGAGQREFKALAQELIDPKEPALFNQAIMEFGAIQCKPKNPYCLHCPLNDRCVALKENKIDSLPVKKGKVKVRNRYFNYLVFMLNGKFTLLKQRTDKGIWRGLFEFPLLESENNLDLAEFVDQLKNQTFKEENIAEYVNKIHPGNIQLYNAEAVQHKLSHQHLFVKFWIVQLQEDHVGNALIPIENIHDYAVPRVIDRFLETFDF; encoded by the coding sequence GTGAATGATTTAACTAACAAGCTGATCTCTTGGTACTTAATTAATAAGCGAGAGCTGCCCTGGCGCAATACCATAGATCCCTACAGTATTTGGCTTTCAGAAATTATACTTCAACAAACCCGTGTAGATCAGGGAATGCCTTATTATTTCAGCTTTGTCGAAAAATATCCTACCGTACATGATTTAGCGAAAGCGCCAGAAGACGATGTGCTTAAATTGTGGCAGGGGCTAGGCTATTATTCCCGAGCCAGAAACCTGCATGCCACCGCAAAAATGGTTAGTAACGAGCGCAATGGCAAGTTCCCGGACACCTATAAAGGCCTAAAAACACTAAAGGGAGTGGGTGATTATACGGCGAGTGCCATTGCTTCCATATGTTTTGGAGAGGATGCGGCAGTTGTAGATGGCAATGTGTACCGTGTGCTGTCGCGCGTATTTGGTATCGATACGCCTATCAACACCGGAGCCGGCCAGCGCGAGTTTAAAGCGCTGGCGCAGGAACTTATAGATCCTAAAGAACCAGCGCTTTTTAACCAGGCGATTATGGAATTTGGAGCCATACAGTGCAAGCCTAAAAATCCGTATTGCCTACACTGCCCACTTAATGATCGTTGCGTGGCACTCAAGGAAAATAAAATTGATAGTCTGCCGGTCAAAAAAGGAAAGGTCAAGGTTAGGAATAGATATTTTAATTACCTTGTCTTTATGCTAAACGGAAAATTTACGCTTTTAAAACAACGCACGGACAAGGGAATCTGGCGCGGTTTGTTTGAATTTCCATTGCTGGAGAGTGAAAACAATCTTGATCTTGCCGAATTTGTTGACCAACTAAAAAATCAAACCTTTAAGGAGGAAAATATTGCGGAATACGTCAATAAAATACATCCAGGAAATATTCAATTATACAATGCGGAAGCCGTTCAGCATAAATTGTCGCATCAGCATCTTTTTGTGAAATTCTGGATCGTTCAATTGCAGGAAGATCACGTAGGGAACGCTTTGATCCCAATTGAAAATATACACGATTATGCAGTGCCCCGGGTAATTGACAGGTTTCTGGAAACCTTCGATTTTTGA
- a CDS encoding SusC/RagA family TonB-linked outer membrane protein, giving the protein MKTKLQFIFFLMMFTSLAWAQGDKTITGTVTDDTGGPLPGVNIVIQGTTTGTQTDFDGNYSLNASSGDVLTYSYLGFETKEVPVADQSEINVGMVSAASDLDEVVVVGYGSQKRSDITGAVVSVKSEEISKQPATSALQSVQGKVAGVNIVSNDSPGSSPTVIMRGLGTSEGGRDPFYVVDGQPVSDIRSISPNDIESIDFLKGASYANIYGIRAANGVILVTTKKGKKGAPVFRLESYYGARSILNKVDMANGAQYRQYFNEASAATGSFQLAPNQAYDTDWYDELLQVGNINNNSFSVSGAGDNIDYFLSYNLYQEEGILQDATYRRGTIRNNNTYHMFDDKFRIISNLNITYTKERPKPFGAFSQAYSQSPLVPVYYDNGLFGQSFVNQTTGVVGYQVGPGETLGRLNQAGNPVASVFFADEDINTTTLQGQLSAELDLTDDLMLTTRFGATKFYSKRHDFNDIRAQWLNGDPSRTAAFFDEQRTDPDGDGEVSTQYANNRYEVQSVESFRWNLESFLTYTKTFDKHDISATLGLSRENFGGGERITALAYDVYNQKRLRSFGYRTDRIFDDSVDQTTGDEFQSTNLQSYFGRVEYNYDSKYYVRGVLRRDGTSDFATGDGNYFDYFPAVSLGWTMSNEAFMENTDWLSNLKFFAGWGKLGNANVPFNVQSIVAEAGSGNTNYVFGPSQGLNLGAALGSPAFPISWEVTEEWEFGFDFGLFNSKLSGTIDYYDRTNTNAILEVRPLLNSEYSNNFFDEAAEITNSGFEFLVNWRDQIGQDFSYNVGFNLSTNKNRVQNVKPAYDGAIGGDLSNGQITKRLQGGQPIFAWWLLESDGVWESQEQIDDNASIGNAAAGHLRYVDQNNDGVIDDRDKKFYGNYIPTFNYGINIGVNYKNIDFSVDGFGVGGNKVYNGLANTRLGVENIPVDLFNGRWTPDNTSASKPGSNRDALASSYWLEDGDYFRLNNVTLGYTFEDFSVISKARLYVTLQNPFMITNYSGFTPELNQDGNPQGTTGVELSAYPTTRTFIFGANFQL; this is encoded by the coding sequence ATGAAAACAAAGTTACAGTTCATCTTCTTCCTGATGATGTTCACTTCGCTCGCCTGGGCGCAAGGAGACAAAACAATTACGGGTACAGTTACAGATGATACCGGGGGGCCGTTGCCGGGTGTCAATATTGTAATACAAGGAACCACAACAGGCACCCAGACTGATTTTGACGGAAATTATTCCCTAAACGCATCATCCGGGGATGTATTAACGTATTCTTATTTAGGTTTCGAGACGAAAGAAGTTCCTGTCGCAGACCAATCTGAAATCAATGTAGGTATGGTATCTGCCGCTAGTGATCTAGATGAGGTAGTAGTCGTAGGATATGGTAGCCAGAAAAGGAGCGATATTACTGGGGCGGTAGTCTCTGTGAAATCTGAAGAAATATCAAAGCAGCCTGCAACCAGTGCCCTACAATCTGTACAGGGTAAAGTTGCCGGTGTAAACATTGTCTCTAACGACTCACCAGGATCAAGCCCTACGGTTATTATGCGTGGTCTGGGTACATCAGAAGGTGGTAGGGACCCTTTCTACGTTGTAGATGGCCAGCCGGTTTCTGATATACGAAGTATCAGCCCTAATGACATTGAGAGTATAGATTTCTTAAAAGGAGCCTCTTATGCTAACATTTATGGTATACGAGCAGCAAACGGTGTTATTTTGGTTACAACCAAAAAAGGAAAAAAGGGAGCTCCTGTATTTAGGTTAGAATCTTACTATGGTGCACGGAGTATCCTTAATAAAGTAGATATGGCTAATGGAGCGCAGTATCGTCAATATTTCAATGAGGCTAGTGCAGCAACAGGAAGTTTTCAATTAGCACCTAATCAGGCCTATGATACAGATTGGTATGATGAATTGTTACAGGTAGGTAATATCAACAATAACAGTTTCTCTGTTTCTGGTGCTGGGGATAATATTGACTACTTTTTAAGTTATAACCTGTATCAGGAAGAAGGTATTCTACAAGATGCAACCTATAGAAGGGGTACTATTAGAAATAACAATACGTACCACATGTTTGATGATAAATTCAGGATCATTTCTAATTTGAACATTACTTATACAAAAGAGAGACCAAAACCTTTTGGCGCCTTTAGTCAAGCCTACAGTCAATCGCCTTTAGTGCCGGTTTATTATGATAATGGACTCTTTGGTCAGTCTTTTGTGAATCAGACCACAGGCGTAGTAGGTTATCAAGTGGGTCCAGGGGAAACCTTGGGGAGATTGAACCAGGCAGGGAATCCAGTAGCCAGTGTATTTTTTGCAGATGAAGACATAAACACAACCACGCTACAGGGTCAGCTCAGTGCGGAACTTGACCTTACAGATGATTTGATGCTCACGACCCGTTTTGGGGCTACCAAGTTTTATTCTAAGCGACATGATTTTAATGACATAAGGGCCCAATGGCTTAATGGAGATCCTAGTAGGACCGCAGCGTTTTTTGATGAGCAACGCACAGATCCTGATGGTGATGGAGAGGTTTCTACACAATACGCAAATAACAGGTATGAAGTGCAAAGTGTTGAATCTTTTAGATGGAACTTAGAAAGTTTCCTTACTTACACAAAGACCTTTGATAAGCATGACATTAGTGCAACCCTGGGTCTAAGTCGTGAAAATTTTGGCGGAGGAGAGAGAATTACAGCCCTGGCTTATGATGTTTACAATCAAAAGCGTCTTAGAAGTTTTGGTTACAGAACCGACAGGATTTTTGATGATTCCGTGGATCAGACTACAGGGGATGAATTTCAATCTACAAACCTACAGTCGTATTTTGGAAGGGTAGAATACAATTATGATTCTAAATATTACGTAAGAGGTGTACTGAGAAGGGATGGAACCAGTGATTTTGCTACAGGAGATGGGAATTACTTTGATTATTTCCCGGCAGTGAGTTTAGGTTGGACCATGTCTAATGAGGCCTTTATGGAAAATACGGACTGGTTATCTAATTTGAAGTTTTTTGCAGGTTGGGGTAAGTTGGGTAATGCCAATGTTCCTTTTAATGTACAATCTATAGTCGCGGAAGCAGGAAGTGGCAATACTAATTATGTATTTGGCCCTTCACAAGGTCTAAATTTAGGAGCAGCTTTGGGCAGCCCGGCGTTTCCTATTTCGTGGGAGGTAACCGAAGAATGGGAATTCGGTTTTGATTTTGGTCTGTTTAACAGTAAGTTATCAGGTACCATAGATTATTATGATCGTACAAATACTAATGCAATCCTTGAAGTTAGACCCCTTCTTAATTCAGAATACAGTAATAATTTCTTTGATGAAGCTGCCGAAATAACCAATAGCGGTTTTGAATTTTTAGTAAACTGGAGGGATCAGATAGGTCAGGATTTCAGCTACAATGTAGGTTTTAACCTTTCTACCAATAAAAATAGGGTGCAGAACGTTAAGCCAGCTTACGATGGTGCAATAGGAGGAGATTTGAGTAATGGGCAAATCACGAAGAGATTGCAGGGTGGCCAGCCCATCTTCGCCTGGTGGTTGCTAGAGTCTGACGGCGTATGGGAATCACAGGAGCAAATTGATGATAATGCTTCAATAGGTAATGCTGCGGCAGGACATTTGCGTTATGTAGATCAAAACAATGATGGCGTTATTGATGACAGGGACAAAAAATTCTACGGAAATTATATCCCCACATTTAACTACGGTATCAATATAGGTGTAAACTACAAAAATATTGACTTTAGTGTAGATGGTTTTGGTGTAGGTGGGAACAAAGTGTATAATGGCCTTGCAAATACACGTCTGGGTGTTGAGAATATACCTGTTGATTTATTTAACGGCCGCTGGACACCAGACAATACTTCAGCTTCAAAGCCAGGTTCTAATAGAGATGCATTGGCGTCCTCTTATTGGTTGGAAGATGGTGATTATTTCAGGTTGAACAACGTCACCTTAGGCTACACGTTTGAGGACTTTTCAGTTATCAGTAAAGCTAGGCTTTATGTGACTTTACAAAACCCGTTTATGATCACTAACTATTCTGGCTTTACGCCGGAATTGAATCAGGATGGAAACCCTCAGGGAACAACTGGCGTAGAATTGTCAGCTTATCCCACAACGAGAACGTTCATCTTTGGAGCTAACTTTCAGTTATAA
- a CDS encoding ABC transporter ATP-binding protein, producing MIHIHELSKTYKGVTVLNIETLDVPQGQSFGLVGNNGAGKTTLFSALLDLIQPTTGFIENNGVKVNEDESWKSHTASFIDETFLIGYLTPEEYFYFIGELRGQNKADVDRLLAGFTDFFNDEILHQRKYLRDLSKGNQKKVGIVATLIGNPDVIILDEPFANLDPTTQIRLKGIIKKLAEDTGVTVLVSSHDLQHVTEVCQRIVVLEKGKLVKDIITSEATQKELEMYFSRESIAVENDYNVIED from the coding sequence ATGATACATATTCACGAACTTTCAAAAACTTACAAAGGTGTTACCGTTTTAAATATTGAAACGCTTGATGTCCCACAAGGTCAGTCCTTTGGGCTGGTAGGTAACAATGGCGCGGGTAAGACCACGCTGTTTAGTGCATTGCTGGATCTCATTCAGCCCACTACGGGATTTATTGAGAACAACGGAGTAAAGGTCAATGAAGACGAAAGTTGGAAATCGCATACGGCTTCTTTTATAGACGAAACTTTCCTGATAGGATACTTAACCCCGGAAGAATATTTCTATTTTATTGGTGAATTACGTGGTCAAAATAAGGCTGATGTAGACCGTTTATTGGCTGGTTTTACTGATTTCTTTAATGATGAAATCCTCCACCAACGCAAATACCTGCGGGACCTCTCTAAGGGAAATCAGAAAAAAGTGGGCATTGTGGCTACGCTAATAGGCAATCCTGATGTGATCATTTTAGATGAACCTTTTGCAAACCTGGATCCCACCACACAAATACGCCTTAAGGGAATCATCAAAAAACTTGCGGAAGATACCGGTGTAACCGTACTCGTTTCCAGTCACGATTTACAACATGTCACAGAAGTATGCCAGCGCATTGTCGTTCTTGAAAAAGGAAAACTTGTAAAAGATATCATTACTTCTGAAGCAACACAAAAAGAACTTGAAATGTATTTTAGCAGGGAATCTATTGCTGTGGAAAATGATTATAATGTTATTGAGGATTAG